In Planctomycetota bacterium, the genomic window CGATCGTGCTGGCGCTGCAGGCGCTGGGCGTGGGCCACGGCGACGAGGTCATCCTGCCCACCTACACCTTCTTCGCCACCGCCGGCAGCGTGTCGCGGATGGGCGCCAAGCCGGTGTTTGTCGACGTCGACCCGGCCACCTACAACATCTGCCCCAAGAGCCTCGAAGCGGCGTTCGGTTCCGCCAAGAAGGTCAAGGCGATCATCCCCGTGCATCTGTATGGACAGGCCGCCGACCTGGATTCGGTGCTGGCGATCGCCAAGGAGAAGAAGGTCGCGGTCGTGGAGGATTGCGCCCAGGCGATCGGCACGGAGGATCACCGCGGCGTCCGCGTAGGCTCGCGCGGCGACATCGGCACCTACAGCTTCTTCCCCAGCAAGAACCTCGGCGGCTTCGGCGACGGCGGCATCATCACCACCAACAACGACGCGCATGCCGCCTGCATCAAGCGGCTGCGCAACCACGGCATGGAGCCCAAGTATTTCCACAAGGAGATCGGCATGAACAGCCGGCTCGACGCCCTGCAGGCCGCGGTGCTTTCGGTGAAGTTGCGGCATCTGGATGCATGGACCTCCGCCCGGCAGAAGAACGCCGCGTGGTACGACACCTTCTTCAAGAACGCCGGCGCCGCCGACAGCCGGACTCCGGTGGACTCGGGCGGCCTGGCGCTGCGCTATCCCGCCCTGGCCAAGGGTCGCCACATCTACAACCAGTACGTGGTGCGCGTGCCCGGATCGATGC contains:
- a CDS encoding DegT/DnrJ/EryC1/StrS family aminotransferase; its protein translation is MNVPLLDLKAQYAAIRSEIEPVIHEVIESQYFIGGPKIDQLEKEIAAYCSCKHAVGCANGSDAIVLALQALGVGHGDEVILPTYTFFATAGSVSRMGAKPVFVDVDPATYNICPKSLEAAFGSAKKVKAIIPVHLYGQAADLDSVLAIAKEKKVAVVEDCAQAIGTEDHRGVRVGSRGDIGTYSFFPSKNLGGFGDGGIITTNNDAHAACIKRLRNHGMEPKYFHKEIGMNSRLDALQAAVLSVKLRHLDAWTSARQKNAAWYDTFFKNAGAADSRTPVDSGGLALRYPALAKGRHIYNQYVVRVPGSMRDKVRDELTARKIGTEIYYPLSLHMQECYKHLGYRVGSFPHSERAALETIALPIYGELSPAQRSHVAECLVEAVQKFS